The Pyrococcus kukulkanii genome contains a region encoding:
- a CDS encoding helix-turn-helix transcriptional regulator has product MKKLLALFVFSLLLPPVSAQLITLTVYPDGYVKVEYEITPSNYSTQVIVPILGEHYEDLVVEDENGNPLQFIVSNSSILIYPGNAKLVVASYYTPDLTSKKGVVWTLNVSLSSPFTVVLPKDSIIVDLSDIPLKIAENTIEMPPGNQSISYTLPHEEAKENRWVYLLLASVILAIVLGAHFMKGRGKSITREEFEKMLNGLDLTDEEKKALVYIFDRGGRCSQAEVREAIGIPKTTAWRMFKRLERKGLVRILKGKKENWVELKLGR; this is encoded by the coding sequence TCCCACCGGTTAGCGCTCAGCTTATCACTCTAACCGTTTACCCCGATGGATACGTTAAGGTTGAGTACGAGATAACTCCCTCTAACTATTCTACCCAAGTTATAGTTCCAATACTTGGAGAGCATTATGAAGATTTAGTTGTGGAGGATGAAAATGGAAATCCCCTCCAGTTTATTGTTTCCAATTCTTCCATACTTATCTATCCCGGGAATGCTAAGCTGGTTGTTGCCTCTTACTATACTCCTGACCTAACTAGTAAAAAGGGGGTTGTGTGGACTTTAAACGTCTCCCTTAGTTCCCCCTTTACGGTCGTCCTTCCGAAGGACTCAATAATAGTTGATCTAAGTGATATTCCTCTCAAGATAGCCGAAAATACCATAGAAATGCCCCCAGGGAACCAGAGCATCTCCTATACTTTACCCCATGAGGAAGCCAAGGAGAATCGATGGGTCTACCTTTTACTAGCTTCAGTGATCCTGGCAATTGTCCTGGGAGCGCATTTCATGAAGGGGAGGGGCAAATCTATCACGAGAGAAGAATTCGAGAAAATGCTTAATGGGCTAGATTTAACAGACGAAGAGAAGAAGGCCCTGGTCTACATCTTCGACAGGGGCGGAAGATGCAGTCAGGCGGAAGTTAGGGAGGCCATAGGCATTCCAAAGACTACAGCGTGGAGAATGTTCAAGAGGCTCGAGAGGAAAGGCTTAGTTAGGATACTCAAAGGAAAGAAGGAGAACTGGGTAGAGCTTAAGTTGGGAAGATAA